From a single Oreochromis niloticus isolate F11D_XX linkage group LG3, O_niloticus_UMD_NMBU, whole genome shotgun sequence genomic region:
- the LOC100691099 gene encoding prostaglandin reductase 1, giving the protein MVKAKSWVMTKHFDGFPKKSDFGLKVEEFPEPKDGEVLLEAVFLSVDPYMRPFSKISMKEGDVMIGSQVAKVIQSKHPGFPVGSHVVSNSGWRTHTLSDGTGLTPMLPEWPKDMSLSLALGAIGMPGVTAVYGIEEVLGLQKGETLLVNAAAGAVGSVVGQIAKIKGCKVVGSAGSDAKVAYLKELGFDEAFNYKTVGSLEEALRKASPEGYDCFFENVGGPSSFVALQQMKNFGRIAVCGSISTYNDSEPQTGPYPYFTMIIKELKMEGFLITRWQHKHPETLRRLLAWVKEGKLQCREHVTKGFENMPAAFMGMLQGENIGKAVVAV; this is encoded by the exons ATGGTGAAAGCTAAGTCGTGGGTAATGACTAAGCATTTTGACGGCTTCCCAAAGAAAAGCGACTTTGGGCTGAAGGTGGAGGAATTCCCTGAGCCCAAAGATGGAG AGGTGCTACTGGAAGCGGTGTTTCTCAGTGTTGACCCGTACATGAG GCCATTCAGCAAAATCAGCATGAAGGAGGGAGATGTGATGATTGGAAGTCAAGTGGCCAA aGTCATCCAGAGTAAACATCCAGGATTCCCTGTGGGAAGCCACGTTGTGAGTAACAGTGGGTGGAGAACCCACACACTCAGTGATGGGACCGGCCTCACTCCCATGCTGCCCGAGTGGCCTAAAGATATGTCCTTGTCTCTGGCTCTGGGTGCCATCGGGATGCCCGG AGTGACGGCTGTTTATGGGATAGAGGAAGTGTTGGGACTCCAGAAGGGTGAGACCCTGCTGGTGAACGCTGCAGCTGGAGCGGTGGGCTCCGTGGTGGGACAGATCGCCAAGATCAAGGGCTGTAAGGTGGTGGGCTCGGCGGGCTCTGATGCCAAAGTGGCTTACCTCAAAGAGCTGGGATTTGATGAGGCCTTCAACTACAAAACTGTGGGTTCCCTGGAGGAGGCTCTGAGGAAGGCTTCACCTGAAGGATACGATTGCTTCTTTGAAAAC GTGGGAGGCCCGTCTTCATTCGTTGCCCTGCAGCAGATGAAGAACTTTGGAAGAATCGCTGTGTGTGGAAGTATCTCCACCTACAATGACAGTGAACCCCAGACAG GGCCGTACCCCTATTTCACTATGATCATCAAGGAACTGAAGATGGAGGGCTTCTTGATAACCAGGTGGCAGCACAAGCACCCTGAAACCCTTAGGAGACTCTTGGCGTGGGTGAAAGAG GGCAAACTGCAGTGTCGGGAGCACGTCACAAAAGGCTTTGAAAACATGCCGGCTGCTTTTATGGGGATGCTGCAGGGAGAAAACATCGGCAAGGCCGTCGTCGCAGTCTGA
- the LOC109197784 gene encoding prostaglandin reductase 1, with amino-acid sequence MVKAKSWVMTKHFDGFPKKSDFGLKVEELPEPKDGEVLLEAVFLSVDPYMRLFSKIHMKEGDVMIGEQVAKVIQSKNPAFPVGSHVVSNSGWRTHTLSDGTGLTPILSEWPKDVSLSLVLGTIGMPGLTAVYGIEEVLGLQKGETLLVNAAAGAVGSVVGQIAKIKGCKVVGSAGSDAKVAYLKELGFDEAFNYKTVGSLEEALRKASPEGYDCFFENVGGPSSYVVLEQMKKFGRIAVCGSISTYNDSEPQTGPYPYFTVILKQLKMEGFIYSRWQHKNHETLKRLLAWVKEGKLQCREHVTKGFENMPAAFMGMLQGENIGKAVVAV; translated from the exons atGGTGAAAGCTAAGTCATGGGTAATGACTAAGCACTTTGACGGCTTCCCAAAGAAAAGCGACTTTGGGCTGAAGGTGGAGGAGCTCCCTGAGCCCAAAGATGGTG AGGTGCTTCTGGAAGCAGTGTTTCTCAGTGTTGACCCGTACATGAG GCTGTTCAGCAAAATCCACATGAAGGAAGGAGATGTGATGATTGGAGAACAAGTGGCCAA AGtgatccagagtaagaatccaGCGTTTCCTGTGGGAAGCCACGTTGTGAGTAACAGTGGGTGGAGAACCCACACACTCAGTGATGGGACCGGCCTCACTCCCATCCTGTCTGAGTGGCCTAAAGATGTGTCCCTGTCTCTGGTTCTGGGTACCATCGGGATGCCCGG aCTGACGGCTGTTTATGGGATAGAGGAAGTGCTGGGACTCCAGAAGGGTGAGACCCTGCTGGTGAACGCTGCAGCTGGAGCGGTGGGCTCCGTGGTGGGACAGATTGCCAAGATCAAGGGCTGTAAGGTGGTGGGCTCGGCAGGCTCTGATGCCAAAGTGGCTTACCTCAAAGAGCTGGGATTTGATGAGGCCTTCAACTACAAAACTGTGGGTTCCCTGGAGGAGGCTCTGAGGAAGGCTTCACCTGAAGGATACGATTGCTTCTTTGAAAAC GTGGGAGGCCCTTCTTCATACGTTGTCCTGGAACAGATGAAGAAATTTGGAAGAATAGCTGTGTGTGGAAGTATCTCCACCTACAATGACAGTGAACCCCAGACAG GGCCGTACCCCTATTTCACTGTGATCCTGAAACAGCTGAAGATGGAGGGCTTCATATACAGCAGGTGGCAGCACAAGAACCACGAGACCCTCAAGAGACTGTTGGCCTGGGTGAAAGAG GGCAAACTGCAGTGTCGGGAGCACGTCACAAAAGGCTTTGAAAACATGCCGGCTGCTTTTATGGGGATGCTGCAGGGAGAAAACATCGGCAAGGCCGTCGTCGCAGTCTGA
- the LOC109197783 gene encoding prostaglandin reductase 1 — MVKAKSWVMTKHFDGFPKKSDFGLKVEELPEPKDGEVLLEAVFLSVDPYMRLFSKTHIKEGGVMIGEQVAKVIQSKNPAFPVGSHVVSNSGWRTHTLSDGTGLTPILPEWPKDVSLSLVLGAIGIPGLTAVYGIEEVLGLQKGETLLVNAAAGAVGSVVGQIAKIKGCKVVGSAGSDAKVAYLKELGFDEAFNYKTVGSLEEALRKASPEGYDCFFENVGGSSSYVVLQQMKKFGRIAVCGTISTYNDSEPQTGPYPYSTMLFKELKMEGFVYSRWQHKDHETLKRLLAWVKEGKLQCREHVTKGFENMPAAFMGMLQGENTGKAVVAV; from the exons atGGTGAAAGCTAAGTCATGGGTAATGACTAAGCACTTTGACGGCTTCCCAAAGAAAAGCGACTTTGGGCTGAAGGTGGAGGAGCTCCCTGAGCCCAAAGATGGAG AGGTGCTTCTGGAAGCAGTGTTTCTCAGTGTTGACCCGTACATGAG GCTATTCAGCAAAACCCACATCAAGGAAGGAGGTGTGATGATTGGAGAACAAGTTGCCAA AGTGATCCAGAGTAAAAATCCAGCGTTTCCTGTGGGAAGCCACGTTGTGAGTAACAGTGGGTGGAGAACCCACACACTCAGTGATGGGACCGGCCTCACTCCCATCCTGCCTGAGTGGCCTAAAGATGTGTCCCTGTCTCTGGTTCTGGGTGCCATCGGGATACCTGG aCTGACGGCTGTTTATGGGATAGAGGAAGTGTTGGGACTCCAGAAGGGTGAGACCCTGCTGGTGAACGCTGCAGCTGGAGCGGTGGGCTCCGTGGTGGGACAGATCGCCAAGATCAAGGGCTGTAAGGTGGTGGGCTCAGCGGGCTCTGATGCCAAAGTGGCTTACCTCAAAGAGCTGGGATTTGATGAGGCCTTCAACTACAAAACTGTGGGTTCCCTGGAGGAGGCTCTGAGGAAGGCTTCACCTGAAGGATACGATTGCTTCTTTGAAAAC GTGGGAGGTTCTTCTTCATACGTTGTCCTGCAGCAGATGAAGAAATTTGGAAGAATAGCTGTGTGTGGAACTATCTCCACCTACAATGATAGTGAACCCCAGACAG GGCCGTACCCCTACTCCACCATGCTCTTTAAGGAGCTGAAGATGGAGGGCTTCGTATACAGCAGGTGGCAGCACAAGGACCACGAGACCCTCAAGAGACTGTTGGCGTGGGTGAAAGAG GGCAAACTGCAGTGTCGGGAGCACGTCACAAAAGGCTTTGAAAACATGCCGGCTGCTTTTATGGGGATGCTGCAAGGAGAAAACACCGGCAAGGCCGTCGTCGCAGTCTGA